In the Tetrapisispora phaffii CBS 4417 chromosome 10, complete genome genome, TGCCAAACATATTCTTAGCCATATCCTTCAAATCTGGGTTGTTCATCATTGCACTTAAGTCTGGAGTACCTTCACCGGAAGCAAAGTTTTCTGCCATTTGTCTGACAGCTGGGTTTTGCATCATACTCTCCATTTGTTGCATAGCATTTGGATTTTGCATCATTTGTTGAGCAGCTTGCATGATTTGAGGGTTTTTTAATAGATCGCCTAAACCACCGCCTAAACCACCGCCTAACATTGAAGATAAGTCAGGGAAACCACCCATACCACCCATGCCTGCAGCACCTGTACCTGCATCTGCATTAGATTCTGTTTCAGCTTCTTTTGGAGTAACTTTTTCTAAGTTTAGAGATTGTTCAACCTTCTTCTTCGCCGTTTCGTAATCTCTCTTCATGATATCGGTAGCTTTGTCACCTTCAATATCTAAAACCTTCTTGTAAGCATCTAAAGCATCTTCAACTTTACCTTGAGCAAATTTGGCGAAACCTAATCTGGAATAACCTTTGGAATAGGTTGGGTTAACTTTAATAGCAGATTCAGCATCATTGACAGCATCGTCATACTTCTTTAAGGAAGAGTAAGCAGCAGCTCTGTTGGCGTAGTAAACAGCATTTGTTGGTAAAACTTCGATAGCTTCAGAGTATTTCTTAATAGCAGATTCGTAATCCTTGGTAGCCATGGCTTTGTTACCTTCTAATTTTAAGCCTTCAGCCGTAGCTTTTTGCTCTTCATCAGCAGCATCATCAGCAATATTCACTTGAATGTCATTAGTAGCAGAACCAGATAGGAAAGATGTTAAACCATTACCGTTGAATGCAGACTTAACAGTGTCCTTAACAGAATCtctttcaaattcaaaagctTCAGCAATACAGTCCATAGCAACATTTAAAGAATCGGCATTGTCGCCAGAAACTTCTTTCTTATCGACAACATTGTTCAAATAGTCTACGATTAACGCAgcaatttctttattagAAGCAGCCATCTTGTACTTCGATAAATGTATATGTGTCTGTATTTGTGTATGTCAGTGGATATACAACTGGTTTTATCACTTAGAACAAGATGAAAACTCAATGGATGAAAGAACAGAGAAATAAAACACCAAAACAACGactatattattttaatatataacaatTAGATAGAAACGTTGTTTCCCTCTTGGCACTCCCTCAAACCAAATCACTTAATTTATCTTTGGTTTGGTTATGTTCATTATTTGTGGAAACTTCGAGATGGAAATTTCTACGCATCAAGTTTCGGCgactgaaaaattatcgAGATGTCGGCGAAGATAAACGATTTAAAGGAAAAGGTACCATTCATTATAAGAAAAGTAAGGGTCAGGGTGGACTGCTTCTGTTGAGGAGTAATTGTTTTGTAAACTACACTTAAATGATGGTACTCTCGTCACTGAAGTAGATATGTAAAGAGAAGGATTGATCTGCTGGAAATGTTATGCTTTTGTGAAACAGAAATTCAGGgaataaaaaagaatctTCCCCGCCAGGACTCGAACCTGGAATCTTCTGGTTCGTAGCCAGACGCCGTGACCATTGGGCCACGAGGAACAAGACTTCGtatatttcttttccttcttttGAGTTATATTCCGGTGCTTGGTTAAGTTCCCTGAAATAAGTGAGAAGTATACATGACAAGCCTTTTCTTTGTTATTCTTATTGACAGCCTATTTATTAGTAGCTTAggtatttatatattacacAAAATATCTATTGATTTACGTGGTCCCTTTCATCAACATTAAAAACCTCATAGGTATTGTAAGTTTTTGCTTGTTAATGTGAATAGTTTGTAGTAATTCCATAGCCAAAATGAAGTAAAGCAGCAAAACCCAAGCGTACAATTTAATAGAACAAATATGTCAGGATATTGTGGAGGTGGCTCGACGAATAGTTCTAGACCTTGGATAGCGACCATTACAATATACGATAAcacaattattattttccatATGATATTGTTAGGTAACAGACTTCTACGACGGTAGTGTGTGTTTACATTTTGAATTGGTGGACCTGGTGTCAATATCTTTGGTAGGAATCTTGGTGTGAAGAAACTGAAATTACCTATTAACCAATTGCTTAAGATGAAACACACACCATATTGTAACACGACAccatctttttttaataatggcCATAATGTAAACAATGCCACATTGTTAATCCAACTAACCAAAGAAAGAACATTCCAATCTGTGGATGTGTATAATAACGTTATTGGTAATAATGGTACTAAAATAGTTTTTTCGTGAACCTGGAAACTgaataagaaaaatgaCATAGCACATGCAGCCAAACTATATGGTAATAAATGTTTCTTAGGAAACCACAATATAGTAACCATTGCAGGCAAAAATCCAACTACAGTTAAGATCAACGAGTATAACTGTAGTTCATCTTGGGTATAGTTTACTTTGTACTTCATTATAACATTGGTGACACACCAGAAGTTAGCTACTTTATCTTCAAAGATACCTCTAGCAAATGGAAATATTCTGTGAACTGATTGGATGATATTACGTTTACCACCGCCGAAAACATATAGAGGAGCAAAAACTGTGAAGAAAGATACCATTGTAGCAATAGCAATGTTCAAAAATCTTGAGACATTGAAGAATTGCTTTTTAAACAATGATCTTCCTAATAAATATGCAAAAAAGATTGGTGCGTAATATAGTGACATTTGTTTGAAGCAAATGGACAtaacaaaagaaatagcGGCAGGGGCGTACATATCATCTAATAGATTGTTGATGGCATATACAGTCAAACCTAGCATAACGGAATTGTATTGGAAGTGACCGTGATCGATTAACATCAAACATGGTTGGAAAAGTATAGCTGCTGCTGCGATATATTGACCCATTGGTGATTGTTTTCTCTGTTTCCCTACCCATGTGGTGAAATATATGATAGCAGGAATGTAAAAAATGACTTCACTGACAATTGCAGTCAATCTCATGAACGTTTTCAGTTCTTTCATTTCCATTCCTCTAGATGTCTCTAACTCAAACCAAGCAGGGTTAAAGAATTTTCCAATTAAACCACAGATATATGAATGATAAGCAGTTAATGGTGGATAATCTAGACCCCAATATTGTAGATCGTAAAAATACCATTGTGAAATTGGCAAATGCTGAGTAATCTCCATCCAATGTCTTTGAGCTTCAAAATCGCCAAACATTGGAGCTTCGTTCATACCGGAATACGGTCCTAACCCAATGGCACATCTAATAATCAGAgcaaataaaacaataatgtATACGCTCAACCATTGATTTGTGGTGGATTTGAAGGGGGACAAAAATGTATACAATGGTGATGCATAGAATGGCTCAGTATCTAGAGTCTCATCTAGACTAGagatatcatttttatgtGTTTGCTTTACAAATTTCTTCGAATTATGTTTTCCACTCTTACCCATCTTGTCTGTAACTATTAAACAAGGGAAATAAATAGAAACTTCAATTGAAATACCTCGCACTGTCTAATATCCTCTTTCTCTTCTGAGCGAACGGACTCTGCAATAACTCCTGCATTTTACTAAGCATGAAGACCTTTTATC is a window encoding:
- the SGT2 gene encoding Sgt2p (similar to Saccharomyces cerevisiae SGT2 (YOR007C); ancestral locus Anc_6.21); translation: MAASNKEIAALIVDYLNNVVDKKEVSGDNADSLNVAMDCIAEAFEFERDSVKDTVKSAFNGNGLTSFLSGSATNDIQVNIADDAADEEQKATAEGLKLEGNKAMATKDYESAIKKYSEAIEVLPTNAVYYANRAAAYSSLKKYDDAVNDAESAIKVNPTYSKGYSRLGFAKFAQGKVEDALDAYKKVLDIEGDKATDIMKRDYETAKKKVEQSLNLEKVTPKEAETESNADAGTGAAGMGGMGGFPDLSSMLGGGLGGGLGDLLKNPQIMQAAQQMMQNPNAMQQMESMMQNPAVRQMAENFASGEGTPDLSAMMNNPDLKDMAKNMFGNGGFPGAPK
- the ALG6 gene encoding dolichyl-P-Glc:Man(9)GlcNAc(2)-PP-dolichol alpha-1,3-glucosyltransferase (similar to Saccharomyces cerevisiae ALG6 (YOR002W); ancestral locus Anc_6.22), which encodes MGKSGKHNSKKFVKQTHKNDISSLDETLDTEPFYASPLYTFLSPFKSTTNQWLSVYIIVLFALIIRCAIGLGPYSGMNEAPMFGDFEAQRHWMEITQHLPISQWYFYDLQYWGLDYPPLTAYHSYICGLIGKFFNPAWFELETSRGMEMKELKTFMRLTAIVSEVIFYIPAIIYFTTWVGKQRKQSPMGQYIAAAAILFQPCLMLIDHGHFQYNSVMLGLTVYAINNLLDDMYAPAAISFVMSICFKQMSLYYAPIFFAYLLGRSLFKKQFFNVSRFLNIAIATMVSFFTVFAPLYVFGGGKRNIIQSVHRIFPFARGIFEDKVANFWCVTNVIMKYKVNYTQDELQLYSLILTVVGFLPAMVTILWFPKKHLLPYSLAACAMSFFLFSFQVHEKTILVPLLPITLLYTSTDWNVLSLVSWINNVALFTLWPLLKKDGVVLQYGVCFILSNWLIGNFSFFTPRFLPKILTPGPPIQNVNTHYRRRSLLPNNIIWKIIIVLSYIVMVAIQGLELFVEPPPQYPDIFVLLNCTLGFCCFTSFWLWNYYKLFTLTSKNLQYL